From Daphnia pulicaria isolate SC F1-1A chromosome 4, SC_F0-13Bv2, whole genome shotgun sequence, one genomic window encodes:
- the LOC124338279 gene encoding ethanolamine-phosphate cytidylyltransferase-like: MNGDKQPSVRVWCDGCYDMVHFGHANSLRQAKAMGDYLVVGVHNDEEITKHKGPPVFTEEERYKMVRGIKWVDEVIEGAPYVTTLETLDKYDCQFCVHGDDITTTADGVDTYHIVKSAGRYKECQRTQGVSTTDLVGRMLLLTRGHQQRGDSEYKVERSRTESMSEDSAAKSPWTGVSQFLPTTQKIIQFSEGKEPKPGDKIVYVAGAFDLFHVGHLDFLEKARAQGDYLIVGLHTDPVVNQYKGANYPIMNLHERVLSVLACRYVSEVVIGAPYSVSKDMMDHFKVDLVVHGATPVATDVDGEDGDPYDEPKRRNKFMLLDSGNTMTTELLVQRIISNRLSFVERNQKKEAKEANLWKAMNADQEK, translated from the exons ATGAATGGTGACAAGCAGCCTTCGGTGAGGGTGTGGTGTGATGGATG TTATGACATGGTGCATTTTGGGCATGCCAATTCATTGCGGCAAGCCAAGGCCATGGGTGATTATTTGGTTGTTGGAGTCCATAATGATGAGGAGATAACCAAGCATAAAGGACCCCCCGTCTTTACCGAAGAAGAAAG GTACAAGATGGTGAGAGGCATCAAGTGGGTTGACGAGGTCATTGAAGGAGCCCCATATGTTACCACACTGGAGACCCTTGACAAGTATGATTGCCAGTTTTGTGTTCACGGTGACGATATCACGACAACGGCAGACGGCGTGGATACATATCACATAGTGAAATCGGCCGGCCGTTACAA GGAATGCCAGCGAACCCAGGGTGTTTCCACAACGGATCTCGTCGGCCGTATGTTGCTACTCACTCGAGGCCATCAGCAACGAGGTGACAGCGAGTACAAAGTCGAACGTTCCCGAACCGAATCCATGAGTGAAGACTCTGCGGCCAAGTCTCCTTGGACGGGAGTCTCCCAATTTCTCCCCACCACCCAAAAAATCATTCAATTCAGTGAGGGCAAAGAACCCAAA CCAGGTGATAAAATCGTTTACGTGGCCGGTGCTTTCGATTTGTTCCACGTCGGTCACTTGGATTTCTTGGAAAAAGCCAGAGCCCAGGGCGATTATTTGATTGTCGGCTTGCACACCGACCCAGTGGTCAATCAATACAAAGGAGCCAATTACCCCATCATGAATCTACACGAAAGAGTCCTCTCCGTTCTGGCTTGTCGG tACGTTTCCGAAGTGGTGATTGGTGCTCCCTATTCAGTGTCTAAAGACATGATGGACCATTTCAAAGTGGACCTGGTTGTCCACGGAGCCACGCCCGTCGCTACCGACGTCGACGGTGAAGATGGCGATCCTTACGACGAACCCAAACGGCGGAATAAGTTTATGCTGTTGGATTCAGGCAATACGATGACGACCGAGTTGCTGGTCCAGCGCATCATCTCCAATCGGCTGTCGTTTGTCGAGCGCAATCAGAAGAAAGAAGCCAAAGAGGCTAATCTGTGGAAGGCTATGAATGCGGACCAAGAGAAATGA
- the LOC124338266 gene encoding cerebellar degeneration-related protein 2-like isoform X1, whose protein sequence is MSRDEVNKSTANQQQQQQPNHLPNRLYYDSGQNSMEYWDYSVEIECLKGPQDVEAAAELGRTLLERNRELESTVRQQQAVIDDQTQEMEYLSKQNRLLRQATESRLRLCEQLEASVAECERAKLRLRHQIEAERQRHITLKTNMEAAEERGDELQRLLDASRAAESQSRCQLRLLQQQRHQQQQMLLMQEEEEESHPLEEFTAVMGSSSVHQEHQLQASYCTSSAASGNNSRRIQMEDTMTVCRLVDDLAEVEERLHLMETDWMEEKRKRMQLETEVMALQQENQRLHEHSASGNNSSHSSSSASIGCDPTSLSPAPASLSLSEELLISSTNDFSSAQWRDAWDNSGPISLIGSGIIANKLCNNEDEELCSDSSSSGFSEENQRSSVAKATQTDLSDLPTICKTIATTTTTSSSDWADVRSLFREIFAVIQQNI, encoded by the exons ATGTCGCGTGATGAGGTGAACAAATCGACCGCcaatcagcaacaacaacagcaacccaATCATTTACCTAATCGTTTGTATTACGATTCCGGACAGAATTCGATGGAGTACTGGGATTATTCGGTTGAAATCGAATGTCTTAAAGGCCCTCAAG ATGTGGAAGCGGCAGCGGAACTTGGACGGACGCTACTGGAGCGCAACCGCGAACTGGAATCGACTGTCCGTCAGCAACAGGCCGTCATCGACGACCAAACGCAAGAAATGGAG TATTTGAGCAAGCAGAACCGTTTGCTACGCCAGGCCACCGAATCCCGATTGAGACTGTGCGAGCAGCTGGAAGCCTCGGTCGCCGAGTGCGAACGGGCCAAACTGCGATTGCGTCACCAAATCGAAGCGGAACGACAGCGTCACATCAC GTTGAAGACCAACATGGAGGCGGCGGAGGAACGGGGTGACGAGTTGCAGCGGCTGCTGGATGCGTCAAGGGCCGCTGAATCTCAATCGCGGTGCCAACTTCGATtgttgcagcagcagagacaccagcagcagcaaatgctTTTGatgcaggaagaagaagaagagtctcaTCCGCTGGAAGAGTTTACCGCCGTAATGGGATCCTCATCCGTCCACCAGGAGCATCAACTTCAAGCTTCTTATTGCACCAGCAGTGCCGCCAGCGGTAACAATAGCCGCCGGATACAAATGGAGGACACGATGACCGTCTGCCGGTTGGTGGACGACCTGGCGGAAGTGGAGGAACGACTCCATTTGATGGAAACGGATTGGATGGAGGAGAAACGGAAGCGGATGCAACTCGAAACCGAAGTGATGGCATTGCAACAGGAGAACCAACGACTTCACGAACACTCTGCCAgtggcaacaacagcagccacaGTAGCAGCAGCGCATCCATCGGATGTGATCCGACGTCCCTTTCACCGGCTCCGGCCAGTCTGTCGCTCAGCGAGGAACTGCTCATCTCGTCGACCAACGATTTCAGTTCGGCTCAGTGGCGAGATGCCTGGGACAATAGCGGACCCATTTCGCTCATCGGATCCGGAATTATCGCCAATAAACTTTGCAACAACGAGGACGAAGAACTCTGTTCGGATTCTTCGTCTTCCGGATTCTCGGAAGAAAATCAGCGATCATCTGTCGCCAAAGCCACTCAAACCGACCTGTCCGATCTCCCGACAATTTGCAAAACaattgcaacaacaacaacaacatcgtcCAGCGATTGGGCGGATGTCAGGAGTCTCTTCCGCGAAATTTTTGCCGTCATCcagcaaaacatttga
- the LOC124338266 gene encoding cerebellar degeneration-related protein 2-like isoform X2 — MAFNLAETSATLTAAVSVAESKQTGLSHEEFLNEWNWCWIAQDVEAAAELGRTLLERNRELESTVRQQQAVIDDQTQEMEYLSKQNRLLRQATESRLRLCEQLEASVAECERAKLRLRHQIEAERQRHITLKTNMEAAEERGDELQRLLDASRAAESQSRCQLRLLQQQRHQQQQMLLMQEEEEESHPLEEFTAVMGSSSVHQEHQLQASYCTSSAASGNNSRRIQMEDTMTVCRLVDDLAEVEERLHLMETDWMEEKRKRMQLETEVMALQQENQRLHEHSASGNNSSHSSSSASIGCDPTSLSPAPASLSLSEELLISSTNDFSSAQWRDAWDNSGPISLIGSGIIANKLCNNEDEELCSDSSSSGFSEENQRSSVAKATQTDLSDLPTICKTIATTTTTSSSDWADVRSLFREIFAVIQQNI, encoded by the exons ATGGCGTTCAATTTAGCCGAAACGAGTGCCACTTTGACCGCCGCCGTCAGTGTAGCCGAGAGCAAACAAACCGGACTGAGCCATGAAGAATTCCTAAACGAGTGGAACTGGTGTTGGATTGCTCAGg ATGTGGAAGCGGCAGCGGAACTTGGACGGACGCTACTGGAGCGCAACCGCGAACTGGAATCGACTGTCCGTCAGCAACAGGCCGTCATCGACGACCAAACGCAAGAAATGGAG TATTTGAGCAAGCAGAACCGTTTGCTACGCCAGGCCACCGAATCCCGATTGAGACTGTGCGAGCAGCTGGAAGCCTCGGTCGCCGAGTGCGAACGGGCCAAACTGCGATTGCGTCACCAAATCGAAGCGGAACGACAGCGTCACATCAC GTTGAAGACCAACATGGAGGCGGCGGAGGAACGGGGTGACGAGTTGCAGCGGCTGCTGGATGCGTCAAGGGCCGCTGAATCTCAATCGCGGTGCCAACTTCGATtgttgcagcagcagagacaccagcagcagcaaatgctTTTGatgcaggaagaagaagaagagtctcaTCCGCTGGAAGAGTTTACCGCCGTAATGGGATCCTCATCCGTCCACCAGGAGCATCAACTTCAAGCTTCTTATTGCACCAGCAGTGCCGCCAGCGGTAACAATAGCCGCCGGATACAAATGGAGGACACGATGACCGTCTGCCGGTTGGTGGACGACCTGGCGGAAGTGGAGGAACGACTCCATTTGATGGAAACGGATTGGATGGAGGAGAAACGGAAGCGGATGCAACTCGAAACCGAAGTGATGGCATTGCAACAGGAGAACCAACGACTTCACGAACACTCTGCCAgtggcaacaacagcagccacaGTAGCAGCAGCGCATCCATCGGATGTGATCCGACGTCCCTTTCACCGGCTCCGGCCAGTCTGTCGCTCAGCGAGGAACTGCTCATCTCGTCGACCAACGATTTCAGTTCGGCTCAGTGGCGAGATGCCTGGGACAATAGCGGACCCATTTCGCTCATCGGATCCGGAATTATCGCCAATAAACTTTGCAACAACGAGGACGAAGAACTCTGTTCGGATTCTTCGTCTTCCGGATTCTCGGAAGAAAATCAGCGATCATCTGTCGCCAAAGCCACTCAAACCGACCTGTCCGATCTCCCGACAATTTGCAAAACaattgcaacaacaacaacaacatcgtcCAGCGATTGGGCGGATGTCAGGAGTCTCTTCCGCGAAATTTTTGCCGTCATCcagcaaaacatttga
- the LOC124338278 gene encoding transmembrane protease serine 11D-like isoform X2 — MIVLLAIVTLLSFCSPASSFAFMPLVSRTDDAVIIDFDGVGYAPSYQGKTLYGQITNPGFVPLPSFNPYYPAMYRQQEQTPNGFVYSYGYPTPLALEDLLPVRQTEAPTCGAGPTAMPATRALTSERIAGGTSAKKNAWPFMVALKKTDNKLICSGSLISNRRVLLAAQCLEKMSLYELSTVTVLVGMFKTDQSDVPMTRRISKLFLHRQYNAATYANDIAIIVMDAPVVLSRSVAPVCLPAADTDIDTFNDQDAIILGWGGGTDDDGDVIPFNNLQQAKVSIQSNTDCKSVGDLSRFVSDSTICVTSTADDKFTCTPDDIGGPVVILTAPGTWTILGINSYTKDCKTPGLKTRVPALRTWIDQYLTA, encoded by the exons atGATCGTGTTATTAGCGATCGTGACTCTGCTGAGCTTCTGCAGCCCGGCGTCCAGTTTCGCCTTCATGCCTCTCGTCTCCCGTACAGACGACGCCGTCATCATCGATT TTGACGGTGTAGGATATGCTCCCTCTTATCAAGGCAAGACGCTGTACGGCCAAATAACCAATCCAGGATTCGTGCCGCTACCATCCTTCAATCCTTATTACCCAGCCATGTATCGCCAGCAGGAGCAAACGCCCAATGGATTTGTCTACTCATACGGTTATCCTACTCCCCTTGCTCTTGAAGATCTTTTGCCCGTTAGGCAAACAGAAGCACCGACTTGTGGCGCTGGACCGACTGCCATGCCCGCAACACGGGCATTGACAAGCGAAAGGATCGCTGGCGGAACCTCAGCCAAAAAGAATGCTTGGCCTTTCATG GTAGCCCTCAAGAAAACCGATAACAAATTAATTTGCAGCGGAAGTTTGATTAGTAACAGAAGAGTTTTGTTGGCGGCTCAGTGCCTGGAAAA AATGTCTCTGTATGAGTTAAGTACTGTGACTGTATTGGTTGGGATGTTTAAGACGGACCAATCCGACGTCCCAATGACAAGGAGGATCAGCAAATTGTTTCTTCACAGGCAATACAATGCTGCCACCTAT GCCAATGATATCGCCATCATTGTAATGGACGCGCCCGTGGTTCTTTCCAGGAGTGTTGCCCCCGTTTGTTTGCCAGCGGCCGATACAGACATCGACACATTCAACGACCAGGATGCCATTATTTTGGGATGGGGAGGAGGAACTGATGATGACGGAGACGTCATACCATTCAATAACCTGCAACAAGCCAAGGTTTCGATTCAGTCCAACACCGACTGCAAATCGGTGGGAGACCTTAGTAGATTTGTTTCGGACTCAACTATCTGCgttacttctactgctgatgACAAATTCACATGCACA CCTGATGACATCGGCGGTCCAGTAGTTATTCTTACGGCGCCAGGGACTTGGACCATTCTCGGTATCAACAGCTACACCAAAG ATTGCAAAACTCCTGGCCTTAAAACCAGAGTGCCGGCGTTGAGGACTTGGATTGACCAATACTTGACCGCTTAA
- the LOC124338278 gene encoding transmembrane protease serine 11D-like isoform X1, translating to MISKMIVLLAIVTLLSFCSPASSFAFMPLVSRTDDAVIIDFDGVGYAPSYQGKTLYGQITNPGFVPLPSFNPYYPAMYRQQEQTPNGFVYSYGYPTPLALEDLLPVRQTEAPTCGAGPTAMPATRALTSERIAGGTSAKKNAWPFMVALKKTDNKLICSGSLISNRRVLLAAQCLEKMSLYELSTVTVLVGMFKTDQSDVPMTRRISKLFLHRQYNAATYANDIAIIVMDAPVVLSRSVAPVCLPAADTDIDTFNDQDAIILGWGGGTDDDGDVIPFNNLQQAKVSIQSNTDCKSVGDLSRFVSDSTICVTSTADDKFTCTPDDIGGPVVILTAPGTWTILGINSYTKDCKTPGLKTRVPALRTWIDQYLTA from the exons atgatttcaaaaatGATCGTGTTATTAGCGATCGTGACTCTGCTGAGCTTCTGCAGCCCGGCGTCCAGTTTCGCCTTCATGCCTCTCGTCTCCCGTACAGACGACGCCGTCATCATCGATT TTGACGGTGTAGGATATGCTCCCTCTTATCAAGGCAAGACGCTGTACGGCCAAATAACCAATCCAGGATTCGTGCCGCTACCATCCTTCAATCCTTATTACCCAGCCATGTATCGCCAGCAGGAGCAAACGCCCAATGGATTTGTCTACTCATACGGTTATCCTACTCCCCTTGCTCTTGAAGATCTTTTGCCCGTTAGGCAAACAGAAGCACCGACTTGTGGCGCTGGACCGACTGCCATGCCCGCAACACGGGCATTGACAAGCGAAAGGATCGCTGGCGGAACCTCAGCCAAAAAGAATGCTTGGCCTTTCATG GTAGCCCTCAAGAAAACCGATAACAAATTAATTTGCAGCGGAAGTTTGATTAGTAACAGAAGAGTTTTGTTGGCGGCTCAGTGCCTGGAAAA AATGTCTCTGTATGAGTTAAGTACTGTGACTGTATTGGTTGGGATGTTTAAGACGGACCAATCCGACGTCCCAATGACAAGGAGGATCAGCAAATTGTTTCTTCACAGGCAATACAATGCTGCCACCTAT GCCAATGATATCGCCATCATTGTAATGGACGCGCCCGTGGTTCTTTCCAGGAGTGTTGCCCCCGTTTGTTTGCCAGCGGCCGATACAGACATCGACACATTCAACGACCAGGATGCCATTATTTTGGGATGGGGAGGAGGAACTGATGATGACGGAGACGTCATACCATTCAATAACCTGCAACAAGCCAAGGTTTCGATTCAGTCCAACACCGACTGCAAATCGGTGGGAGACCTTAGTAGATTTGTTTCGGACTCAACTATCTGCgttacttctactgctgatgACAAATTCACATGCACA CCTGATGACATCGGCGGTCCAGTAGTTATTCTTACGGCGCCAGGGACTTGGACCATTCTCGGTATCAACAGCTACACCAAAG ATTGCAAAACTCCTGGCCTTAAAACCAGAGTGCCGGCGTTGAGGACTTGGATTGACCAATACTTGACCGCTTAA
- the LOC124338358 gene encoding uncharacterized protein LOC124338358: protein MRNTFRTIKPGEVCASLLQSSSERCVKLSCCMQSLVLILSWNVGEFHASSLLGSAISELTLDHAALWLPKCWTSSRTARRLLEMVYVYVMLLSNMACSCSLYW from the exons ATGCGGAACACTTTCAGAACAATTAAA CCAGGTGAAGTCTGCGCTTCTTTGTTGCAGTCATCCAGTGAAAGGTGTGTTAAATTGAGCTGTTGCATGCAGTCTTTGGTGCTGATTTTGTCCTGGAATGTGGGAGAGTTCCATGCTTCAAGTCTTCTGGGATCAGCCATATCTGAGTTGACGCTGGATCATGCTGCATTGTGGTTGCCGAAATGTTGGACATCTAGTAGAACTGCAAGAAGACTccttgaaatg GTTTATGTTTACGTGATGTTGCTGTCCAATATGGCATGTAGTTGCAGCCTATActggtga